From Methanocella paludicola SANAE, a single genomic window includes:
- a CDS encoding CoB--CoM heterodisulfide reductase iron-sulfur subunit A family protein, whose amino-acid sequence MTEKKPNRVGVFICHCGTNIAGVIPIEELKAYAKTLPNVVHADNYTYMCSTPGQEKIRTAIKEQNLDAVVVAACSPRLHEPTFRKASAAGGLNMFIFEMANIREQSSWIHMKEPEKATQKAKDIIRMSVARASLLEPLDTKYIPVEKSIMVIGAGVAGIQASLEIADSGITTYLIEKEPSIGGNMSRLDKTFPTLDCSQCILTPKMVDVDRHPNIKTMTYCEVEKVDGYIGNFTVTVRKKARGVKEADCNGCGDCAAVCPVTKGNEFDLGLGPRKAIYVPFPQAVPLKYTVDFNSCIKCELCVKKCGDKNAIDLNMKDELVEIKVGTIVVAAGFDLYEIEKKEEWGYGRFDNVITGMQFERFINASGPTGGKLIRPSDGQKPHNVAFVLCAGSRDQDANPYCSRVCCMYSLKHAHQIMEKMPGVVPWLFYMDIRAFGKAYEEFYYRIQDEGAKFVRGRVSYIEEDPATKNLIVHAEDTLLGTPVTLEADVVVLASAIVPKATTELLRNKLTISRSPDKFLLEAHPKLNPFSTSTDGIFLAGCCQGPKDIPDTVAQAAGAAAAAQVPINQGKVALEPIAAKVSEELCAGCGICEAQCPYKAISMVSLADGKRRANVNDAMCKGCGTCGATCPGGAIKMQHFTTPQIVAQIDAFLLGGGQ is encoded by the coding sequence ATGACAGAAAAGAAACCTAACAGAGTCGGAGTGTTCATCTGCCACTGCGGCACCAACATCGCGGGCGTCATCCCCATCGAGGAACTAAAAGCTTACGCTAAGACGCTCCCGAACGTCGTGCACGCAGATAATTATACGTATATGTGCTCGACGCCTGGCCAGGAGAAGATCAGGACCGCAATTAAGGAGCAGAACCTTGATGCGGTCGTGGTCGCGGCGTGTTCGCCTCGTCTGCATGAGCCCACGTTCAGGAAGGCGTCGGCGGCAGGCGGCCTGAACATGTTCATATTCGAGATGGCCAACATCCGTGAGCAGTCCTCGTGGATCCACATGAAGGAGCCGGAGAAGGCCACGCAAAAAGCGAAAGACATTATCAGGATGAGCGTTGCCAGGGCGTCGTTGCTTGAGCCTCTGGATACGAAGTACATCCCGGTCGAGAAGTCTATCATGGTGATAGGCGCCGGCGTGGCGGGCATTCAGGCCTCGCTGGAGATCGCCGACTCCGGGATCACTACATACCTCATCGAGAAGGAGCCGAGTATTGGCGGTAACATGTCCCGTCTGGATAAGACGTTCCCGACGCTGGACTGTTCGCAGTGTATCCTTACGCCCAAGATGGTGGATGTTGACAGGCACCCGAACATTAAGACCATGACCTACTGTGAGGTGGAGAAGGTCGACGGGTACATCGGCAATTTCACCGTCACGGTGCGCAAGAAGGCGAGAGGCGTGAAGGAGGCTGACTGTAACGGTTGCGGCGACTGCGCTGCAGTATGCCCGGTAACGAAGGGCAACGAGTTCGACCTTGGCCTCGGGCCGAGGAAGGCCATATACGTGCCGTTCCCCCAGGCAGTGCCCCTCAAGTACACGGTTGACTTCAACAGCTGCATCAAGTGCGAGCTTTGCGTCAAGAAGTGCGGGGACAAGAACGCCATCGACCTCAACATGAAGGACGAGCTAGTAGAGATCAAAGTCGGCACTATTGTAGTAGCGGCCGGATTCGATCTCTATGAGATCGAGAAGAAGGAGGAGTGGGGTTATGGCAGGTTTGATAACGTCATTACCGGCATGCAGTTCGAGAGGTTCATCAACGCTTCCGGCCCGACGGGCGGTAAGCTGATAAGGCCTTCGGACGGCCAGAAGCCTCACAACGTTGCGTTCGTATTGTGCGCAGGGTCGAGGGACCAGGACGCGAACCCGTACTGTAGCCGTGTGTGCTGCATGTACTCGTTGAAGCACGCCCACCAGATCATGGAAAAGATGCCGGGCGTGGTGCCATGGCTGTTCTATATGGACATCAGGGCGTTCGGTAAGGCGTATGAGGAGTTCTATTACCGTATCCAGGACGAGGGCGCGAAGTTCGTGAGGGGCAGGGTCTCGTACATCGAGGAGGACCCGGCCACCAAGAACCTGATCGTCCACGCAGAGGACACGCTGCTCGGCACGCCTGTCACTCTCGAAGCGGACGTCGTCGTCCTCGCTTCGGCAATAGTGCCCAAGGCGACCACTGAATTATTGAGGAACAAGCTGACGATCTCCAGGAGCCCGGATAAGTTCCTGCTCGAGGCTCACCCGAAGCTGAACCCGTTCTCGACTTCGACGGACGGCATATTCCTGGCCGGGTGCTGCCAGGGCCCGAAGGACATCCCCGACACGGTGGCCCAGGCTGCCGGAGCGGCGGCTGCGGCCCAGGTGCCCATCAACCAGGGCAAGGTCGCGCTGGAGCCCATCGCGGCAAAGGTCAGTGAAGAGCTATGCGCAGGCTGCGGCATCTGTGAGGCCCAGTGCCCGTACAAGGCAATATCCATGGTCAGCCTTGCAGACGGCAAGAGAAGGGCGAACGTTAACGATGCGATGTGTAAGGGCTGCGGCACCTGCGGTGCAACATGCCCCGGAGGCGCTATTAAGATGCAGCACTTCACCACGCCGCAGATCGTTGCACAGATCGATGCGTTCCTACTTGGAGGTGGACAGTAA